From one Solanum lycopersicum chromosome 12, SLM_r2.1 genomic stretch:
- the LOC101264794 gene encoding protein NLP7, protein MSNLQGSAPSSNPNPIQNPNPNPYPKPIMDPKSVSFDDVSKLFSLPLSDAAESLGVCASVLKKICYENGLVRWPYRKVSSGKSIEDIKKEALREKQERSLEFPKAPGEKNGSLASSAISSFSGSPLPNKSISSTMEMPRAGVFSQQQGTRNFQSGSSPHFRISNLTKGTSVYDEFKYGFPSDGLSTATYRWWGNKSPDGNQDSKLNDDNAKNSTEQAENVAEKTECQTSVDSTGTTLLTDVRKRAAKEGKETLRLGVHRRRSAKMLDSTKRKILHQVFKSYFHVHGDMSSMES, encoded by the exons ATGAGTAATCTACAAGGTTCAGCTCCAAGCTCCAACCCAAACCCGATTCAGAATCCGAATCCGAATCCGTATCCGAAACCAATTATGGACCCAAAATCTGTATCCTTTGATGACGTTTCCAAGTTGTTCAGTTTGCCTCTCTCTGATGCTGCTGAATCCCTAG GTGTTTGTGCAAGTGTTCTCAAGAAAATATGCTATGAGAATGGTCTGGTGCGGTGGCCATATCGAAAG GTCAGCTCTGGAAAGAGTATTGAAGATATAAAGAAGGAGGCATTAAGGGAAAAACAAGAGCGATCCCTGGAATTTCCTAAAGCTCCTGGAGAAAAGAATGGTTCTTTAGCCAGTTCTGCAATCTCATCATTTTC GGGCTCCCCCTTGCCAAACAAGAGTATAAGTTCCACAATGGAAATGCCAAGAGCAGGGGTCTTCTCACAGCAGCAAGGAACCAGGAATTTTCAATCTGGAAGTTCACCGCATTTCCGTATCTCTAACTTGACAAAAGGAACTTCAGTTTATGATGAATTCAAATATGGTTTTCCATCCGATGGCTTGTCTACTGCAACGTATAGGTGGTGGGGAAACAAGAGTCCTGATGGTAACCAGGATAGCAAATTGAATGATGACAATGCCAAAAACAGCACGGAGCAAGCAGAAAATGTAGCAGAGAAAACTGAATGCCAGACAAGTGTGGATTCCACAGGAACGACTTTACTGACTGATGTGAGGAAACGAGCTGCCAAAGAGGGGAAAGAAACACTGAGGCTTGGAGTTCATAGACGACGAAGTGCAAAGATGCTTGATTCAACAAAAAGGAAGATTCTTCATCAGGTATTCAAATCGTATTTTCATGTCCATGGAGATATGAGTAGCATGGAATCATGA